The genomic interval TCCGGCCTCAACCGCGGATGAGATCTGATCCTTGGAACGGCCGACGGCGTCTTTGCCCTTCCTCACCCAGGTATCGACCTGCCCTCTGAACTCCTGGCTGCGATTGGCGATATAGTCGCGTCCCTCGGTGGCCGATTGACGAATTGTGTCCCGTGTCTCGCGGCCTGATTTGGGGGCATATAGAACGCCTACCAGAGCGCCAAGTCCAAGACCTGCAAGGAACCATCCAATGCTGCTGCTGTCGTTATCAGACATAACTGCCTCCCAGCAAAATTGCCAGTGGAAGTGATGTTAGCACAACGACGACGGGCTCTTTCTGCCCGGCAGCAACTCTAGCTCAAGGAACTTCCGTTACGACTAGTGGTACCGAAGTGGTCTGTGAAGAGCCCGGACCGACCATCACGTCGAAGGTTCCTGGCTCGACCACCCAATGCATGTCTGCGTTGAGCATTGAAAGTTCCCTGGGTCCAATTCGGAACTTCACGGTCTTTCGCTGA from Terriglobales bacterium carries:
- a CDS encoding YtxH domain-containing protein — its product is MSDNDSSSIGWFLAGLGLGALVGVLYAPKSGRETRDTIRQSATEGRDYIANRSQEFRGQVDTWVRKGKDAVGRSKDQISSAVEAGRQAYREAVEPKG